The proteins below come from a single Denticeps clupeoides chromosome 15, fDenClu1.1, whole genome shotgun sequence genomic window:
- the slco1e1 gene encoding solute carrier organic anion transporter family member 1C1, with product MDNQADSYRFTSQEVLCPAERKAGKTPCCSTLKMFIVALSFAYFSKALSGTYMKSSITQIERRFDLSSSLVGLIDGSFEMGNLLFLALVSHFGAKMHRPRLIAVGCLLMAVGSALTGLPHFFMGRYKYDTVIQSSENESIIAPCLNHVEQQDHPGMNSDVPKDSDTECVKDPGSNMWIYVFLGNALRGIGETPVTPLGISYIDDFAKAENSAFYIACLQTITLLGPMFGFLLGSMCAKLYVDIGFVNVDTVTITPKDARWVGAWWLGFFVSSAIMLLSGIPFWFLPRSLPKQGKENKELPDTQQQHPGITSVHSQKLTDIAKGFLPSLKKLLSTPTYFLLLCGSVLKFNSFIGLLTFKAKYMEQQFGQSASRANFLIGVLNLPVVAVGIFLGGLLMKRYKLSVVAGAQLSFLTSFTAYLLLLLQYGTKCDNIQVAGLTVSYNGTPGISHDKQWLFSECNRNCSCRAEEWDPVCSENGITYVSPCLAGCTGSTGHGKHTMFHNCSCVLLTPPPAEGSASVTLGQCPRGADCSRSFTSYMAVSVLSSFINSLGSTPGYMIIIRCIKPQLKSLALGIQTLVMRTLGGIPAPVYFGAFIDSSCLKWGMKKCGGRGACRLYDSDMYRLIFLGLITCLSGSAYFFIIALIVLLRQQFAKEDKRTAEQAPKPGQIELKVPCDFKKEFPVQTLTGTKESLEPRAMQVTKEAGHEEAVTANELQACPVEQCPDVDRPAEQTLNPANGQTEVQKNTVCDSQHTDAKSDVM from the exons ATGGACAACCAAGCAGACAGTTACAGGTTCACCAGCCAGGAGGTTCTGTGTCCAGCTGAGAGAAAAGCTGGCAAAACACCTTGTTGCTCCACTCTGAAG ATGTTCATTGTGGCATTATCCTTTGCCTACTTCTCCAAGGCCCTATCAGGCACATACATGAAGAGCTCTATCACGCAAATTGAGAGACGATTTGACCTGTCCAGCTCTCTCGTTGGACTGATAGACGGCAGCTTTGAGATGG GCAATTTACTTTTCCTGGCTCTGGTGAGTCACTTTGGGGCTAAGATGCACCGACCAAGACTGATTGCTGTGGGGTGCTTGCTCATGGCGGTCGGTTCTGCCCTCACTGGACTGCCTCACTTCTTCATGGGACG GTATAAATATGACACAGTGATTCAAAGCTCAGAAAATGAAAGTATTATAGCTCCATGTCTGAACCATGTGGAGCAGCAGGATCACCCTGGGATGAATTCTGATGTCCCAAAGGATAGTGACACAG AATGTGTTAAAGACCCTGGGTCAAATATGTGGATCTATGTGTTTCTTGGCAATGCCCTGAGGGGGATAGGAGAGACCCCTGTCACACCTCTTGGCATCTCTTACATTGATGACTTTGCAAAAGCTGAAAATTCAGCTTTTTACATTG CGTGCCTTCAAACCATTACTCTGTTGGGCCCTatgtttggatttttacttGGGTCAATGTGTGCCAAACTTTATGTTGACATAGGATTTGTTAATGTTG ACACTGTCACAATCACACCTAAAGATGCGCGCTGGGTGGGTGCCTGGTGGTTGGGCTTCTTTGTATCGTCAGCCATCATGTTGCTGTCCGGGATCCCGTTCTGGTTCCTTCCCAGGTCTCTTCCCAAACAGGGAAAAGAAAACAAGGAGCTACCCGATACCCAGCAGCAACATCCAGGCATCACCAGTGTACACAGCCAAAAGCTGACTGATATTGCCAAAG GTTTTCTTCCATCATTGAAAAAGCTTCTGAGCACACCAACCTACTTTCTCCTCCTGTGTGGGAGCGTCCTGAAGTTCAACTCCTTCATAGGTCTCCTCACTTTTAAAGCCAAGTACATGGAGCAACAGTTTGGTCAGTCAGCATCACGAGCCAATTTCCTCATAG GGGTTCTTAACCTGCCAGTGGTAGCCGTGGGGATATTTTTAGGAGGCTTGCTGATGAAGAGGTACAAGCTCAGTGTGGTGGCGGGAGCTCAGCTCTCTTTCCTGACCTCCTTCACGGCATACCTGCTGCTCCTTCTGCAGTATGGGACGAAATGTGACAACATTCAGGTTGCCGGACTTACTGTGTCGTACAACGG caCTCCGGGTATTTCACACGACAAACAGTGGCTATTCTCTGAGTGTAACAGAAACTGCTCCTGCAGGGCAGAAGAGTGGGACCCCGTCTGCTCAGAAAACGGAATCACATACGTCTCTCCCTGCCTGGCAGGCTGCACGGGCTCCACTGGGCATGGCAAACACACA atgttccacaactgcagctGTGTGTTGTTGACCCCGCCCCCTGCAGAGGGCAGTGCGTCTGTAACTCTGGGCCAGTGTCCCCGTGGTGCGGACTGCAGTCGCAGTTTCACGTCATACATGGCTGTGTCTGTCCTCAGCTCTTTTATCAACTCCCTGGGATCGACCCCAGGATACATGATTATTATTCG GTGCATTAAGCCCCAACTGAAATCACTGGCTTTGGGCATCCAGACTCTGGTGATGAGAACTCTAG GAGGCATCCCAGCACCAGTCTATTTTGGAGCTTTCATAGACTCCTCCTGTTTAAAATGGGGGATGAAGAAGTGTGGTGGCAGGGGTGCCTGTCGCCTCTATGACTCTGATATGTACAG GTTGATCTTCTTGGGCCTGATCACATGCTTGAGTGGATCTGCATACTTTTTCATTATTGCTTTGATAGTGCTGTTGCGACAGCAATTTGCCAAGGAAGACAAAAGAACCGCTGAACAGGCCCCAAAACCCGGGCAGATTGAGCTCAAAGTGCCCTGTGATTTTAAGAAAGAATTCCCTGTTCAAACTCTCACAGGCACAAAGGAGTCACTGGAGCCTCGGGCAATGCAAGTGACCAAAGAGGCCGGACACGAGGAGGCTGTGACAGCCAATGAGCTACAGGCATGTCCTGTTGAACAGTGTCCAGATGTAGACCGGCCTGCTGAACAGACACTGAATCCGGCAAATGGGCAGACTGAAGTCCAGAAAAATACTGTCTGTGACAGTCAGCACACAGATGCCAAATCTGATGTTATGTAG